Proteins from one Falco naumanni isolate bFalNau1 chromosome 2, bFalNau1.pat, whole genome shotgun sequence genomic window:
- the ARGLU1 gene encoding arginine and glutamate-rich protein 1 isoform X1 gives MGRSRSRSSSRSKHTKSSKHNKKNRSRSRSRSREKERARKRSKSRESKRNRRRESRSRSRSNTAPSSRRDRERERDRASSPPDRIDIFGRTVSKRSSLDEKQKREEEEKKAEFERQRKIRQQEIEEKLIEEETARRVEELVAKRVEEELEKRKDEIEREVLRRVEEAKRIMEKQLLEELERQRQAELAAQKAREEEERAKREELERILEENNRKIAEAQAKLAEEQLKIVEEQRKIHEERMKLEQERQRQQKEEQKMILGKGKSRPKLSFSLKSQD, from the exons ATGGGTCGGTCCCGCAGCCGTAGCTCGTCCCGCTCCAAGCACACCAAGAGCTCTAAGCACAACAAGAAGAACCGGAGCCGATCGCGATCCCGCTCCCGGGAGAAGGAGCGGGCGCGGAAGCGCTCTAAGTCCCGGGAGAGCAAACGGAACCGGcgccgggagtcccggtcccggtcccgcTCCAACACGGCACCCTCCTCCCGCCGCGACCGGGAGCGGGAGCGCGATCGCGCCTCCTCCCCGCCCGATCGCATCGACATCTTCGGGCGCACGGTGAGCAAGCGCAGCAGCCTGGACGAGAAGCAGaagcgggaggaggaggagaaaaaagcagagttcGAGCGGCAGCGGAAAAT TCGTCAACAAGAAATTGAAGAGAAACTCATAGAGGAAGAAACTGCTCGAAGAGTGGAAGAGCTTGTGGCTAAACGTGTAGAAGAAGAgttggagaaaaggaaggatgaGATTGAGCGAGAGGTTCTCCGCAGGGTGGAGGAGGCTAAGCGCATCATGGAAAAACAGTTGCTCGAAGAACTCGAGCGACAGCGACAAGCTGAACTTGCAGCACAAAAAGCCAGAGAG GAAGAAGAGCGTGCAAAGCGTGAGGAACTAGAGCGAATACTAGAAGAGAATAATCGAAAAATTGCAGAAGCACAAGCTAAACTG GCTGAAGAACAATTGAAAATTGttgaagaacaaagaaagatTCATGAGGAGAGGATGAAACTAGAACAAGAGAGACAACGTCAgcaaaaagaagagcaaaaaatgATCCTGGGCAAAGGAAAGTCTAGGCCAAAACTGTCCTTCTCACTAAAAAGCCAGGATTAA
- the ARGLU1 gene encoding arginine and glutamate-rich protein 1 isoform X2, producing the protein MGRSRSRSSSRSKHTKSSKHNKKNRSRSRSRSREKERARKRSKSRESKRNRRRESRSRSRSNTAPSSRRDRERERDRASSPPDRIDIFGRTVSKRSSLDEKQKREEEEKKAEFERQRKIRQQEIEEKLIEEETARRVEELVAKRVEEELEKRKDEIEREVLRRVEEAKRIMEKQLLEELERQRQAELAAQKARERKLARMAAEEHTLQDTGQDSKYSTFNAD; encoded by the exons ATGGGTCGGTCCCGCAGCCGTAGCTCGTCCCGCTCCAAGCACACCAAGAGCTCTAAGCACAACAAGAAGAACCGGAGCCGATCGCGATCCCGCTCCCGGGAGAAGGAGCGGGCGCGGAAGCGCTCTAAGTCCCGGGAGAGCAAACGGAACCGGcgccgggagtcccggtcccggtcccgcTCCAACACGGCACCCTCCTCCCGCCGCGACCGGGAGCGGGAGCGCGATCGCGCCTCCTCCCCGCCCGATCGCATCGACATCTTCGGGCGCACGGTGAGCAAGCGCAGCAGCCTGGACGAGAAGCAGaagcgggaggaggaggagaaaaaagcagagttcGAGCGGCAGCGGAAAAT TCGTCAACAAGAAATTGAAGAGAAACTCATAGAGGAAGAAACTGCTCGAAGAGTGGAAGAGCTTGTGGCTAAACGTGTAGAAGAAGAgttggagaaaaggaaggatgaGATTGAGCGAGAGGTTCTCCGCAGGGTGGAGGAGGCTAAGCGCATCATGGAAAAACAGTTGCTCGAAGAACTCGAGCGACAGCGACAAGCTGAACTTGCAGCACAAAAAGCCAGAGAG AGGAAGCTGGCGCGTATGGCAGCCGAGGAGCACACTCTGCAGGACACTGGACAAGACAGTAAATATTCAACTTTTAATGCTGATTAA